The DNA sequence TGTACAGGAAGAGCCAGTGTGGCTACACAGCATACAGAAATTGGAGGAGGTGGTGGCTAGTCTTTGATAATCGTCTTTTTTcctatgatttgacatttatattgtcaAGTGCTCTTTTAGTGGAGAAATGTTTATATATCCAAAGCAGTATCCAAGCTGACATAATGGACATGGCAAAGGGAGTGATGTAACTATTCTCACTGATGAAACCTAAAAACGTTTCTGATATATTTGACATCGCTTTTACGCTGTAAGTTGTTATGCTATGCATATAAACAATCCTTATTTCATATGCTTTCTCTGCAGTCTACATCTTCAAAACGAAGGGAAAACATATtatgatatttctttttaaattgCGAATGAGAACTCTAACATTTCTGCCTGAGGGAAGAAACACACCATTTCTATTACCATATTTCTTCCAAGGAaacatgtttgtatattttttaattcaaattttGAACTTTACTCAAAAAGTTAAGCAACATAAATTTCTAGTCCTAAAGACTGTTTATAGACTTAAATGTCATCAGAAGCATGTACCCGTGAAGCAGTCGTGCAAAATATGCTGAACTGACGGAACAAATTCTCAACATTAAGGTTcaagtcagttttggacagtgaAGCAGTGTTCAGTAACATATATGGCCACCGTGGGCACATGTGCAAGCCTCAACACTTTTTGGCATTGACTAAATGGCATGTGAAGCTACTGTTGTGAAGTGTTCTGCCATTCTCTCTGTACAGCCTGCTCAAGGTCATCAAGGTTGTCCGAATACTAAAATCGGTAGACCTAAAGACTTTTAGTATCCCTGGTCCCATTGCTCCCAGAAACCATATTTTTCTGCAATTGTAATTTTGCCATAAATTTGATAATGTGAGATTTTGAATGATATATGGCACAATATATCGACAAAAAGGCACGTGAATAATATATTCTTGAACCTGTCAGTCCTGGAGACTTGTACCCTTGATTTTGGACTCACAGTCGGCAAAACTGGCGAattgcgactttcagtatctctCGTCTCCCTCCTTGCAAAGACgatatttatttgtcatttcaatGTTTCGTAGACAAGAGAATTGCGACAAGTTTGACTAACTTCGGCAACGGCCAAACACCAACACATTCATGGACATCTGTCAATGTCCAGAGTGCCATCTTAATGCAAGTCGTTCTCAGACTGCAATAAGCTGGGTCCCGAACTGCATGTCGCTCGCTGGCGCGCGTCAAGGGAGCCGGGAACCAGCTAAAACCTTCATTGACGGACTTTAACGAGGTATGACGGAattgtttctgtgacgtcataatCGCAAGGCCGCCATTGCCCGAGTAGCAACCAGATTTACATCCATTGACTGTATACGCTCTGTCCAAATTGTCTTTTCTCTGCGTTTCCAAGTATGAACGAGATCCATCTACCCGATTTTCATCATCTCCAGAACGACGGGGAACTGTAAGCAGCTTTCTTTCGTTCCATTCTTCACTCAGTGTGGTGGAATCTCCAAATTAAATGTAACGGACGTTCTCGTCGCTATGTCCAAGTTAGACGCCATTTTGTACATAACTTCAAgaaggtcttcccacagccatgGAATAATTTCAGCAATCATTCTACTTTAAATGCCTCAAATAGCTCTTCTTTACACATTAGATGGAGTGAAATCTTATCTGTTTACAGCTTGAACCCTTCTCGTTTCTGGGTAGAAATAATGAAATCCCGGGTAGGCATCAACAATTTATACGCTGAGAAGCTGCTCGACTGGTGTCAGGGCTGCAGGACTATGCTTGACACTCTCAGTCAAGATGGTAAGTATGCGATTAATTAGTTAGTTATTCACTTACTATTCACATTAACGTTTTGACAAATGTTCCTGTTATGTTGCTTCGAAAACCCGTTTCTATAGGTTGTTTTGCTTAATTGCCAATCCCCCCAATGCTCTCTTTATTCCGTTTTCAGCTTGTTCCGAGAGTCAAAAGATTCGTCATCTTCTGGTTTGCTACCTGAGATCGTCTGAACAGGAGGCTAATCACATTCTCACTGTGTCACGTGATATGACGAACCAGGATGGACCTATCCATTCTCTAAAAAGGTAAGGATATTTGATGTTTGTTAGTGTTGTTCGCGTATGACTATATCCACGTGTTGTTTTGATTGTGTGATTGAAATCATGACCAGAGTGGCATTCATATTAGTGGTTGACATGTTTTCAGACTGGTCACTGCTAACAGGAGAGGCGTGTTGTCTGAGCACAAGGCTTTGAGCCGGGAACTTGTGTCCCTGACTGAGAGACACATGGTGTGCCTCAAACATCTTCAGGAGGTGAAGGAGGTGAGTTGTTCTGGTGACTGCCTTTGGGATGTAACACTTGAATTTAGTTTATTTCCTATTCTGAATACTACTGTACACGCGCGTTTGCTTCAAGTAGAATATTACAGGTGAATGTCTCCTTGACAGAGCGGAATAATGGCCATGGCTGCATCTCGTAATTATGAAACGAGAATAAGCGAGCTGAAGGCTGAGCTGGAGAAATTGGGGGAAAAGTCCAAGAGGTCTCAGGAAAGCCGACTGGAGAAGAAAGTCCGGACTTTGGAGTCAAAGCTGGTTAAACACAATCAGAAAGAGAAGACTCACAAAGCCCATTATGAGTGCCTGCTGAAAGAGGAGAAAGAGCTTGTGAATAGACTGAGAAAGGtgaacattgaaaatatggcttCCGATATCTGTTTCCAGTCATTCCTTCACATTCTTTGAAGGATTCCTTTGTTATAGAACTGTTTGTCTTAATCCCTTTTAATCCGCTTTCTCTGTGTGAGTAAATGATCCACGTCCTGAAACCCATAAGTGCACAATATCATGCAAACTCCCAACAATAATTCACGTCTGTCTCTCGACCTTTTCTtcatctttttgtttgtttttttctgtcttttTCTTTGTTACTTTTTGTTTGCTTTCCTTTCTTTATCTCTTCCCTGTTCTGTTTGTCCCCCTCTCTCCACCCACCCAGACCTCTGACCATGCATGTCAAGAAGTATGTGACCTGCAGAAGAGTCAGTTGGAGTCCTTGATCTCCAGTCTCAGAGACTTTGTTGTCAAGACATGCTCGCCTGACAATGTGGGCAGGTACAGCAATAGGGCTGGCTTATCTTTGCTTCAGTGTATTCATCCTAGGTTTTGGTGCTATTTATTTCTCTGTGTGTTTCTCTCCCAGTGTTGAAAAATCAGGATCAGTCACAAGAGATCTATGATCATTGTATCTGTGTGCAGCACTTTTGTCCCAATTAATTACTTTTAGAGTTAATCTTCTGGTTGTCTGTATTTTCTTTGCCTAGCTTTGATAAATTAGTTATCTTGTACTTATGAAGGTATTGTCTGTTGCTTCAGGAGCTGTTTCCTGAAGGCGGCCATTGATGATATAGCTGTCGATGACATCATCAATGCCACCTGTGATGTGACCTCACAGAAGTATATCTTCCCAGATGTTCAGGCCTGGCATCGGAAATTTGGCTTTTTGGAGAAAATTCCAACCCCGTTTGTCCGAGCATCCAATGTGGCCATCAGACGTGATCCAAAGAAAGGCTTGACTGAGGAGAACCTCTTGGCGCAAGAAATCATGTCAGCCATTGGCCAGCCTGTTCACAGTCGTAGACGCTGGGTCTCTAAGTCTAATACCAAGAAAGGAGACAACTATGACTTTAACAACAATGAATCCGTTACTGTTACCTCAAAAGGTAAATGGAGTCAT is a window from the Haliotis asinina isolate JCU_RB_2024 chromosome 9, JCU_Hal_asi_v2, whole genome shotgun sequence genome containing:
- the LOC137296518 gene encoding uncharacterized protein; translated protein: MNEIHLPDFHHLQNDGELLNPSRFWVEIMKSRVGINNLYAEKLLDWCQGCRTMLDTLSQDACSESQKIRHLLVCYLRSSEQEANHILTVSRDMTNQDGPIHSLKRLVTANRRGVLSEHKALSRELVSLTERHMVCLKHLQEVKESGIMAMAASRNYETRISELKAELEKLGEKSKRSQESRLEKKVRTLESKLVKHNQKEKTHKAHYECLLKEEKELVNRLRKTSDHACQEVCDLQKSQLESLISSLRDFVVKTCSPDNVGRSCFLKAAIDDIAVDDIINATCDVTSQKYIFPDVQAWHRKFGFLEKIPTPFVRASNVAIRRDPKKGLTEENLLAQEIMSAIGQPVHSRRRWVSKSNTKKGDNYDFNNNESVTVTSKAVVEEDVKYLEDVYVRVIRPFKPTHPEHLQLKLGMRIKQKFPMDVQGMSFGWCRRGLGGRKKRHGFYPADHVILEN